DNA sequence from the Leptospiraceae bacterium genome:
GTAAACCGAACCATATACTTTCAGGTAGAAAAAGATCCGGATGAAAGGTTCAGAGAACTCAGAACGGAGAGTTTTACCGCAGAACCACAGCTTTAAACGGTATTTTAGATAAACAGAAAATACACAGTTCCTAAATTATCCTGCGGAAAACTCTTTTTCCGTAGGCTTTTTTTATCAAGAAAATAATAGCTGTTTAACCCGGAAATTCTTACTGACTACCGGTTTAAACCGGTAGTCAAGGGAATGTTAGTAGATGTTGTTTAACCCGGATTTTGATTTATGAATTGTTGTATGAGTTCTATATTATTTTTAACACCAAATTTCTTACGTAAATGTGCTGCATGATATTCTATGGTTCTTTGAGATTTCCCCAGTTCTTTTCCGATTTCTTTTGCTGATTTTCCGAGACTGAGTTGCTTTAGAATCTGCTGTCTGATTTGCCCTTCTTCATCTGATAGAATATTAGAATATAATAGATGCTTAATTTCCTGACTATAATAAGTTTCTCCGAGAGAGATGTTATAAAGTGCTTTGAGGATAGTTAGCAGTCCTTCTGATTTCAAAATATAGCCATCGACACCGATTTTTTTAGCCTGATTAATAAAGATTAATTCACTATGCAGAGAAAATATAACTCTTTTTATTTCAGGATATTGTTTTTTTACTTCTTTGAGAAATTCAATTCCATTCATTCCCGGAATATCAATATCGCTGATGATAGCGAAGATATGGGATTTGCTTTTTTTAAGATACTGTAAGGCCTGTCTTGCCCTGGTGAATTTTTCTATGATTTGAAAGTTTGCTTTTTGGCTCAGGATTTCAATACCTTCTAATACAATCTCATGGTCATCGACTAAAATTATATTCTTCATTTTTTGAACTTATTGTAAATCCTTGCATTCAATAAATAAAAAAAATTAAAAAGACTAGTAAATTTACTAGTTTCATTAAAAAAAACTCTGTAACTTTCTTATTTGATTTGATACTCGTACTGTAAAATCGAGGAGAGGTATAATGAAGTCTATTTTATTCCTGAGTTTTTTATGTAGCTTCGGGCTTTTAAGTGCAGAGAGTTTGGATGGGTACGTGAAAAGAACCCTTGCCGGAGCTAAAAATGGTAAAAAGGCAATTTTTAATATGAATGAACCTTCAGTTCCGGAGGTAAAAAGTCGCAGTCTGGAAAAAGAAGATCCGCTTGGTGAGGAACTAATTCGAGCGGTGAGTGAGGGAGACTTAAATAAAGTGAAAAGTCTGGTTGGCAGAGGAGCCAATGTGAATTACGGTCGAAGAAGCGGTCGTTGTTTTAAAGGGGCAACCCCACTCTGGGAGGCTACTAATCAATATAAATACGAAATAGCTTCTTATCTGGTTTCTAAAGGAGCAGATGTAAATAAGCAAGATGACTATGGTTGGACTCCCTTATATTTAACTGCACAAAAAGGCCCCTGGACATTGCTAAATTATTATTAAAAAATGGTGCGAATGTAAATCATCAAACAAAAGATGGAAATAGTATTCTTATGGCAGCTGCTACAGGTAAATATGAAGTCTTCATGGAAGTGCTACATTATAATCCTAATCTGAAATTGAAAGATGATAAGGGTTTAACCGTGAATTCATACGTGATTAATGAATTGGCTGAAGTGAAAGAACAAACAATTAGAGGCTCAAAGAGATATAAGTATTTAACAGAAACGCTTAAAATTTCACCTGAAAATGTATTCGCCAGTCGATCCTGGAGAGAACCATGGCTAAGATCACGTTTAGTTGTTTTAAATACAGGAATTCAAAATCATAAAAGTTGTTTTGAGCAATTAAAAAGTAAAACCTCCATGCGCTGGGAAACAAAACGTGCAAGTTCCGGAAAAACAATTGGGTATGGTACATTGAGGCTTACCCCTGCCACTTATAATAGTATTTCTGGAGTAAAAACAAGTTACTTCAATATTGTGCAAATCAATGATAAGCGTAAGGGGCAAGAAGTTAAAGGGAATATTTATTCTACTGAATCCACACTTGAATTAAAATTAATTACCGGCAAAGAAAAATGGTATGGTTATTGTTATAACGGAAGAGTCGAAGGTCTAATTTCAGTGGAAGGAAAGAGCGTTCTATATAATTGGACTATGTATTAAGACATAGTTACAAAAGAAAATGTACATAACAATAAATAGAAGGAAGAAATAATATGTTTAAAATTTTATCTATTATGCTCTTAGGCATTTCAACAAGTATATGGTCTATTGATATGACCGTACCTTATGGAAAAGACTCTATCCGTTTCAAAATACGAAACGTTATAATTAACGGACAATCAGACCAGATAAGCCTTGCAAAAGGTGGAAGCATACAGGTGAGTCTCGAAGTGTATCATAATTGTCCCCGCTGTGGTGGCGCTTTAAACCAGGTGATTGTAGGTCTTGCCGGTGAAAGTAAGGCCCAGGCCTGTGTTTGGGACGGGATGAATTATAGCAGCGGAATACCGGCTTTTTGCAGAACAGATAAGGGGAAGGTATATTCGGGTTGTAGTTTGAACAGAAAGCCGGCAGTTTGGGAAAAGAAAAAATTTAGCCTGATTCTTCCAAATAAGGCCGGAACTTATTATATCCGTGCCAGATATGCTCAGGCTTATGGTTGTCCGGGTGGAGCTTTAGGCTGGTGGAAAGTGGACTTGCCGAATGGACCTACTGAGAATGCGAATATAGGAATTGTAAAAATTTTGGATGGAACTAAAGAAGAGAATCCGGATGATATTCCACCGCCACCACCCGCACCCGGATACTAAGATATAAGAACAGAAGTAGTTTAATACTAAAATATTGAACTACTTTTTTAAGAAGGAAGAGGAAAGCAAATGCAGAGAGTGAAACAAATTATTTATATAGGAATCATATTTATTCTAACTACATTTTTATTAGAATTGCCGGCCCAGGATAATAGAGATTTGAGGAAAAAGGCTTATGATGCAATCATGAAAAACAACCTATCGCAGTTGGAAAAACTGGTACAAAATGGTCTGAGTGTAAATGAGAGTTCACCTTATACGAGTGATAGGCTATTGGTAGTTGCGATGGGCAGAAAGAAATTTGATATAGCTAAGTGGTTGATTGAAAAAGGAGCAGATGTAAATCACAGGGGCTCGAATCGAAATGCCCTGTTTTACGCAGTTGTTCATAATCAGTTTCCTATTTTGAAATTGATGGTACAGCACGGCGGAAGCATAAAAAAGTATTTTGATGGATCCGGCGGTTTAATGGTAGAAGCGATTCATGTAAGAAATCTCGAAATGCTGAAATATATCTACGAGCAGGGCGGAAGGTTGGAGGAAAAGTCTTATGGTTCCAATAGTCTTCTGCATATAGCAGCTCAAATGGCAGCACTGGATATAAGTAAATGGTTAATTCAAAAAGGGATGGATGTTAATATTACAAATGTAGAAGGTTCTCGTCCCCTGGATCTGGCTTTGTCTACAAAGGACAATCGAAGTTTTCGGGAGGAAATTAAAATTCCGAAAGAAGATTACGAAAAGCTAATTCTCTATTTAAAATCTGTCGGAGCCGAAATAGGCGGAGAACATCTTTCTGTGAAAGCTCAAAACAAATGGTACTCGGATCTCAAAACTGCTGCCAAAAGTGGCAATTTATCTGAATTAAAGAAGTTGACAGAACGGAATGATTTCCCTTTTTCCCCGAACACGGTTTATGTAGCTTTTAAAGCAGGTCATGCAGAAGCCGCGCGGTATCTGATCCATAAATATAAACTTCATAGTCATTATATTTTAAGAACTATTATTGATTTTAAGCAAATGTATCTCTTGCCTAAATTAATAGAGTATGGTGCGAGCCTTAAACTAAATAATTCTCTGGATTCCAGCACTAATTTGGTATCGTATGCTATCGATAATTCCCCAGATATTTCTATTATTAAAACGCTTGTGAAAGCCGGTGTTTCGGTAAATGAACGCTCCTACGACGACAGGACAGGAGAAACTCCTTTGCATTTTGCTGTTATGCGCATGGCTGATTATGAAATTGTTCAATATCTCATTCAACAGGGAGCAAATCCTGACTTAAAAGCTAATACGATTTATGGAGATAATCTCAGTCCGGGAGAAATAATCGCTGATATTTTAAAGAATGGAGTTTATCGATATGAGAGGAGAGTGGAATTGAAAAAATATGAAAAAGAACATCTACTCAGAATTAAAAAACTTTTAGAGGGAAAGTAAGATGAAGAGAAGTAGATATTGGATGATTATAAGTTTCCTTGTATTCAGTTTTTTTAGTTTAGAAGCAAAAGCGAATAAGTTTTATCATACAAGATATGGTAAGATACATATTGAAAAAATAAGAAGGCCTCTTTTTACCCAGATAGACGGAAAATGTCGAACTGTAGAACAGGATGTTACCATGTATTGTCATGATAAACTTTGTTTTCTATGGGAAAATCCTGAAGGAAAATATGAAGAAAAACCTTTGAAAAAATCCCGTGTATTAGCCATGCTAAATGTTTTGCAAGTTTATATTGATTCTGCAATGGAGATAACAGCCTATACACCGAAGAAGATTTCCTGGTCTACTATTAAGGGGAAAGATGGAAAGACAAGACACTGGATGATTGAAACCCCCCGTGAACTTTGTCCCGGTTATGGAGGTGCCGGCTATAACGGGCAGGCCTGGGTAGCTATACCCAAATCATTTTTCTATGAGTTCTATAACACGATTTATAAGGAAACACCGGTTGTTCCTTTTATATATTTTTATGAATTGAGCAGAAATTTGTACGACATAAAATTTGATAATAATCTGGATTGGAATTTGGAAAATGATCCGAGTAAATATGGTTTTTGGACAGTAGGTATCAATGGCTTATTTGGTGTTATTTTTCCGGAAATTATTGGAGTAAATATGCAGTTCCACGGACAAGATATTCCTACCTTTAAAGAATCTAAACTAGTGCATTTACGGGAATACATGAATAACAAAAAATGGAATTTTCAAAATACCTGGCTGAAATACGCACTGCCCTGGGAAAAGGAGAAGGGTCGAACTAAAAGTCTCGATGATTTGATTTCTGGTTTATTTGTCTATATGTATGATAATTTTGGTGGTAAGATTTTTTTAAAGAAGTTTTACAAGGAAATGTATAAACAAAAAAATACTCCCTCCCGAAATGATTATAAACTTAGAGCCAGAAATTTTATCAGGGCAGTGAAAAAAGCGAATCAGAGTAAAAAAGATATAGATAGTTTTTTTAAGAGCGAAATGAAATGGAATATAGTATATGAATAAATAATAAAATAGCGGAGATTAATATGGAAACGATTATTTGGGATAGTAAACTTTTAAGTGTTGGAATTGATGAGTTTGATGAAGAACATTATGAATTGATTAAGCATTTGAATGAGTTAGATCAAGCAGTGAAAACCGGTGCAGCCAAACAGACTCTGGAACTGGTTTTAACTCACTTGATTAAATACACTCGGATTCATTTCGGTCATGAGGAAAAATACATGAAGAAGTATAGTTATCCGGATTATGAATCTCATAAGAGAGAACATGAGGAACTCACAGCACGGGTGAATGAGTTTTACGAGAGATATAAATCCGGACAAATATCCTTTTCCATAGAAGTTTTAAAGTTTTTATATAACTGGTTATTGAATCATATCCTTGGCTGTGATATGAAGTATAAGGAATTCTTTAAAGGAAAAAAAATTCAGTAAGGTTTATTACACGGGGATAATATGAGATTTATATCAAAAACTCTATTCGTAATGTCGTTTGTAACAAGTTTATTTATGTTCTTATTTACCCTAACTGTGCACGTACTTGGTTTTCTAAATTTTGAAAATGTGCAAAGTTTTAAAGAACAGATCCCATTGATGGGAATGTTTCCCCTGCTGATAGTTATTGTTTGGGGATTTATCAACAGACAATTCTCTGAAGGACGGGCATTATCCTATGCAGGGAGTATGAAGTTTTTTTTGAAAATTCTGTATATACTAATATTCGTGGTAAGCCTGTTTTTATTTTTCTTTGCTTTAACTTTGCATATACTTAGCTTTTCTAGTCATGGCAATACTGAAAGCCTTATTGGGCTGGCAACAATAACAATGTTAGGAATATTTCCAGTGTTTTTCATTGCTCTTTTAGGATTTATTCACAGACAGGTGATTACAGGAAAGATTAATGAAAATGGTTTTTCCTCTATGGCAGATAGTTTAGAAATTAAAAAAAGCACACTGGTAGTATTTATTGTCCTGATTCAGGCTATTGGTTTTTATGTAGCGGCTAACTTCATAAAGAATGCGGATTATGGTTCGATTCAAAAACTGAAGGATGGACGATTTGTTTCTATGAATCACGGAACTATAGTCAAAGAATATAAAACAGAGGAAGAGATACAATATGGTTTACGTAATTCTCTCCGCTTTGAAACGGGACATCCTTTGATCTTCTATTTTTTTTCCTGTGCAATCTTATTCAGATTAAGTCAGTTATCATTCAGGGAGGGTAAAGAATAACTCATAAAAAGTTATAAAAATCTTATCGTATTCATGTTTCTTAAAAGATTACTTCTTTGTAATTAAGCGGAGCTCATGCTTCGTTTAATTACATTTTTTCTGAATTATCCTGGTGATTATGAGCTTCCTTTTCTGATTTAAAATAAACTTGAAAGATTTCTCCTGCCAGGTCCTTCGGCTCGTTTTCTTTAGAAAGGGAGTGATAGAGTTTTGAACCTGTTGATGGGTTAGATAGAGTATTTGGGTATTCTAATAGAAAGAATTGCAAATCCTGCAAATCCGGATTTTCTAAAATTTTTTGAATTAATTTTATTCCATTCATTTCGGGTAAATCAGAATCTATGATAAGTACTGTAGGATGAATCCGTTCCAGGTTTTCTAAAACTTCACAGGCATTGTTCATTCCTATGCAAACATAAGGTTGTAAATTCATAATTTCAGAAATTAGTTCACAGCGAAAATTACGATTATTGCTTACGATATAAAAGATTTCTTCGTTAGAGGGTAGCTTGATAATCAATTTGCTTCCTTTCATTTCTTCGCTTTGTAATTCCAGGTCACCATGATGAGATTTAAGAATATCCTTACAAAGAGAAAGACCCAGTCCATTTCCCTTTTCTCCGTCGGTTCCCGGCAAGGAAACCGGTTCCGATGAATTGAATAGTTTTTGTATTATTTCCGGAGAAATTCCCATTCCGCTATCTTCAATAATAATACAATGATAAGCTTGTATTTCTTGATATTCAAAGTAAATGATTTGATTTTGAAAAGAGAACTTTATCGCATTTATAAATCCATTATGTAATACTTCATAAAAAAGTTGTTCATCAACAGATAGAATGGTATCTTCTGAGATAGTACTATGGGTTGTTAGATTTTTTTTGCGAAGAAGAGTGTAGTTTTCCTGTATGAGTCGAGTTACTAAGTTTTGGAGTTTTACGTCTGTATAATAAAGTTTAACAGAACCGGTTCTAAGTCTACTCAGATCTAAAAGTTGTTTTATCATATTTAAAGAACTGCTAAGTGTTTTTTGAGCCAAATCCAGTAACTTTTCTTTTTTTTGAGGGTTTGCTCCATTAAGAACCTGTAAAGTATTTTGTAAACTGACTAAGGGGGAGCGCAGGTCATGAGAAACTATAGATAAAAATTTGTCCTTTAGAAGATTCGCTTCTTCGAGGTCTTTTGTTCTCATGCTTACTTTTTCTTCCAGTTTTCTCTGGTAATCTAAGAGTTCAAGGGCGAGTTGTTCTTCATTCTTTAGGGCTTTTGAAAACCGGTTAGATAGAAGGACGGATTGAAAAAACACAATGATTAATAAACCTACTCCGGGTAGCGAAAATTCACTATAAATCAGATTTTTGGTGAAGAGGAGATCATGAACAATCGTTACAAAAAAAATGAGCAAGCCGATGAAGAATAAAAAGGCACCTTCCCGTTTCTTATAAACGGCCTGAAAGAATCCAAATATCGCATAGCCAAGAGATGAAAAAATAATAATGTAAATCAATAGAAAAAAATCCATCAAATAATTTAATGGACTTAGTAAGAAAAAAGTCAGATTGATAGTATTGAAAATATAAAAAATCTTTAATATTCCCCTATGATAACAATCCGGGAAAATCGAATACGCAAATAGTAAGCCGCTTATTGCACATAAGGGTTGAAGCAGGAAGAATAACTTCATTAAAAAAGGCCAGTAAGCATCACTTAGAATAGTAAAAGCTATTCTGGGTTCCATCAGGATAAAAGATAACATGCCGGAAGATATACAGAAAAAAACAAAGTATAAAAAAGAAGCTTCCTTCTTTCTTAGTAGATACAGGCGAAAGTAATAGATAATCATGATGATAAGTGCCCCTAAAAGAAAATAGCTAAAACTAAAGAGCCTGACTTCTCTTTGATTGATATTCTCAAATGTTCCTATGTGGATAGGTAACCGAAATCCTGCATAAATATGAGAGTAATTAGATATGTGAAAAACCAAATTTAACTCAGGAGAATCAGGACTATAAACAAAGAGAGATCTTTTAAAGGAGGGTTTATGTTTATCTGCTTGATGTGACACTTTTCCTGATTCAGATAATAAATTTCCGTTGATAAAAATTTTTACTGCTGAATAGGCTTCCGGAATAGAGAAGGCAACCTGTTTTAATTCTTTAGGAAGAATAATTTTCAAATACAG
Encoded proteins:
- a CDS encoding response regulator transcription factor; this encodes MKNIILVDDHEIVLEGIEILSQKANFQIIEKFTRARQALQYLKKSKSHIFAIISDIDIPGMNGIEFLKEVKKQYPEIKRVIFSLHSELIFINQAKKIGVDGYILKSEGLLTILKALYNISLGETYYSQEIKHLLYSNILSDEEGQIRQQILKQLSLGKSAKEIGKELGKSQRTIEYHAAHLRKKFGVKNNIELIQQFINQNPG
- a CDS encoding ankyrin repeat domain-containing protein, translating into MKSILFLSFLCSFGLLSAESLDGYVKRTLAGAKNGKKAIFNMNEPSVPEVKSRSLEKEDPLGEELIRAVSEGDLNKVKSLVGRGANVNYGRRSGRCFKGATPLWEATNQYKYEIASYLVSKGADVNKQDDYGWTPLYLTAQKGPWTLLNYY
- a CDS encoding ankyrin repeat domain-containing protein, which codes for MQRVKQIIYIGIIFILTTFLLELPAQDNRDLRKKAYDAIMKNNLSQLEKLVQNGLSVNESSPYTSDRLLVVAMGRKKFDIAKWLIEKGADVNHRGSNRNALFYAVVHNQFPILKLMVQHGGSIKKYFDGSGGLMVEAIHVRNLEMLKYIYEQGGRLEEKSYGSNSLLHIAAQMAALDISKWLIQKGMDVNITNVEGSRPLDLALSTKDNRSFREEIKIPKEDYEKLILYLKSVGAEIGGEHLSVKAQNKWYSDLKTAAKSGNLSELKKLTERNDFPFSPNTVYVAFKAGHAEAARYLIHKYKLHSHYILRTIIDFKQMYLLPKLIEYGASLKLNNSLDSSTNLVSYAIDNSPDISIIKTLVKAGVSVNERSYDDRTGETPLHFAVMRMADYEIVQYLIQQGANPDLKANTIYGDNLSPGEIIADILKNGVYRYERRVELKKYEKEHLLRIKKLLEGK
- a CDS encoding hemerythrin family protein, which produces METIIWDSKLLSVGIDEFDEEHYELIKHLNELDQAVKTGAAKQTLELVLTHLIKYTRIHFGHEEKYMKKYSYPDYESHKREHEELTARVNEFYERYKSGQISFSIEVLKFLYNWLLNHILGCDMKYKEFFKGKKIQ